From Quercus lobata isolate SW786 chromosome 11, ValleyOak3.0 Primary Assembly, whole genome shotgun sequence:
TCTATTCTGGATTCTTTTACTATAATTGTTGTATtgttctattttggtccttctACCTCTTATGCTTCTTAACTTTTCATAAGTCACTGCTACGACATTGATTTAAGTGCATATTTTTAAGTGCATGTTTCCACATTCTTACCTTGACACATACTTTACATGGTTTTTCATTCTCTGCTCATGTGCATCACTACTGCCCGTACCACAACTACTGATTCAAAAACAGAATGTTGTATTCCTCATAGCTAAAGCATTGCTTTTTAGTTTTGAGTCTTGTGAGTTGTGACGGATATAACATGTTATATATTAGAATGTAATTAACTCCTTGGAAACTGGATATGCTTGTGTGCCCTGATGTAGGCACTAAGGGGAAATTGCTGGACAGAGTTGACTTAGGCATTGCCAAGGTTAAAGCTTTAACCATAATAGGAACAAAATCAACATACCAACCTAACACTTTCCTAAGTAGAAATTGCTGAAGTGATGATGATTGCTACGTGTATGCCACACCTATGTCAACTGAAAGTTTGGTTTACCATAAAAAAGGACTGAACTGATAATGTCTGGAACAGGTCACCATTCAACAGAAATAATAGAGCTTCTTTGACCAAAGCATTTGAGCTCTCCATTCCAGATTCTGACATATCATATGTGAGCACTGGAAGGCCAAGCACAGATCGCATGTTTCCTTTGTTTGACAATATAGAATCCGGATTGAACCCTCGACTTTCAACCAGCTCAGATTTTGACGACAACAACTTTGGATCCTTATTTGCAGGAAACAAGTCAATTGATATGACCTCTTCGAAGGTTGACTTTTCATCAAAAAACTTGGTAAGGACAATAAGTCTGGGAGAAAGGCAtggttattaattaattatatggaTCAAAGCATCcagtaaattatatattaaacttAAGTGTCACTTTTCACAATAGAAACTGCAAAAAGTTTACAAGTTTTCCTATATGCATCAACATTTGAGTGGCTACGTTCATGATCCACtacataaacatatatttttatctgCCTATGTACAATAATATACATTTGAGTGGACGCAGGATagataattaatacaaaattgcTCTAAAACTTACAGGATGATGTAGAAGCTGAGATGAGGAGGCTAAGGCTAGAGCTCAAGCAAACAATGGACATGTACAGTACGGCCTGCAAAGAAGCACTAACAGCAAAGCAGAAGGTATTAGTTGCTAAAATAGAATTGGGGCCAACTCTAAAAGTACTAGTTTGGTATTTACACCAATCTTGAAGAATTGAAATAATGAAgctttctcaaattttcattgttttgatTGATTTCCTATCAACTCCATAAAAATTCTTAATAAGATTTCCTGTCACTCAATTCACAATTGCAGCACATTTAATGTTACTAGACGATGGTCCATACTATATGGGTATCAAAAAGAGGTTTGAGACCCATTGTATAATGAGAGACCAATTAGTTATTGACTTGTATATGCGCGTAAATAAGTATCAAAGAGCAGATGGACCCAACTACGTAATGTGCCTCAAAATgtgatttaaatatttatttaaactaatatagcagtctctctgtgtgtgtgacCATAAGGTCAAAGAAATGTATATACAAGGTAATTTGCATAGAGAAACAGTTTGAAATGGAGCAAATTTTCTAAGAAACATGTACACAGAGTTATATACATTgattatgataataaaaaaaaactttttaaaaaaagttgattttgaGCAGCAACTATGCCAGCATAAAGTCTGATTATATTTCATCACACAGGCAAGGGAACTTCACCTCTGGAAAATGGAAGAAGAACAAAGATTAGAAGCGGCACGACTGGCCGAGGAAACTGCTTTGGCAGTTGCAGAGATGGAAAAAGCTAAGTGTAAGGCAGCACTTGAGGCAGCTGAAGCAGCTAAGAAGTTTGCAGAACTGGAAGCACAAAAAAGAATGTGTGTAGAAATGAAAGCCTTCAAAGAAGATCAGGAGAGAAAAAAGACAGGAGCTGTTTTGGCAGCAAATGATCTCAGGTACAGAAGATACACGATTGAGGAGATTGAAGAAGCGACAGAAAACTTCTCGGATTCTCGCAAGATTGGTGAAGGAGGTTACGGACCAGTATACAAGTGTGTACTGGATCACACACCAGTGGCAATAAAAGTTCTACGTCCAGATGCAGCTCAAGGACAGTCACAGTTTCAGCAAGAGGTGTGGAAAACTGCTTCAATCatcttttttttggtggggggtgGGGTTGTTAAATCAATCTTATGATCATTCAAACTGGTTTCTTCCAAAACTCCACATTCAGtactttaaaaaagaagagcATTGAAGTTCAGTAATTAGTGGAGGGGAAAAACTAATTTAACCATAACCATCTAAAATCCCTTTGAGGATAGCAATTGAGCCTTTTCATcattaataaaaagaagacTATTTATTTTGGGATTAAAATAActagatagaaaagaaacaaattatGGGGCTACATCCTTTGAGATAAGGCTATGAAATTGTGCAGTATTTGTGATGTGCTACTTAGTTCACAATAATTAAATGGTTATTCAGTTGATACAACCTCTACTTCTATCTGTAAgcatatatctaaaaaaaaaaaaaaaaaaaaatctaaatcaaTCGAGTACCTCTAAAAATTCTATGATTACTAATTCTGCAAAAATTTACTAAACACCtattgatgtttttatttttaagctaTGTTTTGGCACCTGTTATGCAGGTTGAAGTACTGAGCTGCATTCGGCATCCAAACATGGTTCTCCTCCTTGGAGCTTGCCCAGAGTATGGCTGCCTTATCTATGAGCACATGGCTAATGGGAGCTTAGAAGACCGTCTCTTTCGGCGGGGTGGCACTCCTGTTCTTTCTTGGCAATTAAGATTCCGAATTGCTGCAGAGATTGGCACTGGCCTCCTTTTCCTTCACCAAACTAAGCCTGAACCTCTTGTACACCGTGATCTAAAGCCAGGCAACATTTTGCTTGATCGTAACTATGTCAGCAAGATTAGCGATGTTGGCTTGGCCAGGCTTGTTCCTCCATCAGTAGCCAACACTGTAACTCAGTATCGCATGACATCAACAGCCGGAACTTTTTGTTACATTGATCCAGAGTATCAGCAAACAGGCATGCTGGGAATAAAGTCTGATGTATACTCACTTGGAGTTTTGCTTCTACAAATGATAACAGCCAAGCCACCAATGGGTTTAACTCATCATGTTGAACGGGCTATTGAGAATGGAACTTTTGCTGAGATGCTTGACCCAGCTGTACCTGACTGGCCAGTTGAAGAGGCACTGATGTTCGCCAAGCTAGCTCTTCAATGTGCAGAAATGAGGCGAAAAGATAGACCGGATCTTGGGAAGGTTGTGTTACCCCTGCTTAACAGACTAAGAGCACTTGCTGAAGAGGAAATGGTCTGCTTCTCAATGAACAATAGTGCAGCAAACTCACCAAGAAAAAGTCAAGCTTCCTCAATACAAGTAAGTCGAAATTCTAAACAGACAACAGTTTTATAGAACACAAGTCATATTACCTTACTTCACAaatttctaaataaattttttcttcctttcagcATGTGATTAATGTGTCTCAACTAGCACAAGCTGGATTTGATAGCACAAAGAGCCGACCGAGCACATCATCCTTCATAGGAGCAAGATAGCGTACagattgagtttttattttattttatttctttttttaattgaaaaccAAATGAAGTTTTGCTTGAAAGGTAAGTTGGCAACTGAATTTGATCAAATATGTCAGGAGAAAGGAACCAAGACAAGAAGCCAAATTTGGTTTGTCAGCATAGAAGGAAAATTTCCCAGTCAGTGTTGTTAAGATTGCTATTGTTTTCTGCTTCTTTGATGAACATcaagaaaaatgtaattatacagtatttccataaaataaaataaaaaagcttaagcccttttttgttttgctttcttagAGAAGATAATTCCTGATTTGATAGAGagattcaaaatttataaaagctTTAAAAATGACTAAATCATAAAGATGATTTACTAGCATTGTTACATAAAATTGCTAAAAGcaaagaaataaagagaaattagaTAGTAGGAATTTTAAGTGTAACCTCTAAAGGTACCTGTACAATGATACACAAAACAGATGATCAATGACAATATGCTTCCTTCCTTGAGCGAAGGAAATCTAAGGTCCGGAATACATACAAAGAGATGACTCTATACAATGATATAATTAGACTCCCGAATCTCACTGTGCTGCTGATAATTTCTTAAAGctcagaaaagaaaatagaaagtttAACACCAGAGACACAAtgagattttaattataatttagtattatatatttttgcaaGTCAACTGTATtgttatgttttaggtcctagtattttattaggctattagtattttaatatttggaaGCAAAGATATTTTTGTTCATATGCCAATTAGAACTAGAGTTTAGTCTTTCTATATAAGCAAACTATTGTATTCTTTTTGAAGATGATTTTGATGAATGAGAAGTTTCTTTCAGTTTCTTTGGTCTAGTGCCAACTTCAGCTGACCCTAGTGCTAATtcattgtggttttcctcacttagtgctgactccaagcaagTCAAGGTGCTGACTCCTAAGTTTCAAAGAGAGACGAACATTGGAGCTTTCCATATATACATATAGGCAATAGTCTCTAGTCTCTACAGGGTGTTTTAGGACCACCAGTCACCAATTttgtgaggggaaaaaaaattatatagaataTGTTTTTCCATTTTCCAGTATTCTTCTATTATAACATGATACTCATTTAGGAATTCTGAATAAGATAATCagctttaaaaaaacaaatttcttgaaattaaCATCTCCCAAAGTATACATCTTTCTAGACAAGATATCAAATCTATTCAGGGCAAACACATGAAGTACAAAGGAAGACGAATCTCAAGCCAATCTAGTCATATACAAAGTGACAACTGCAGGTTTTAAAACCAAAGCCAATGTATCAAAGAACTGatatataacaacaacaaccaatCCTTAGTCCCTAATTTTGGGGTCAATTATGAATCATCAACATACTAATCATGGTCAGCATCAAAGAACTGATGTAGACTCCATTATCATTAAGAATCCTTTTTTTCTATACTAACTAGTCAAAATTTTTCTGTACACAAGCAGCCCACCACTTGTCAGTAATTCCAGAAGATTTGATCCCTCCGATGTTGTTTCTTGAGATACACTGCAATTAGCTGCCTGTAGTTCCATTTCCCTGGGCTTTTAAACTCCAAAAACGCCTCTGAGCTTGACTGAAATTCCCCTTTACCCAAAACCTCAAACACAAATGGATCTGTTAATACTACTGGAGAATCATCCAAGTCCATTTTGTTCAAAGCAAAGTCCAAATTTCTTCCAAGTCTTTTATCCAAGTATGCATCAACAAAACAACCACAAGTCACAAGATCAGGGACAATTTTTTCATGTTTCATGTGCTCAAGGCTAAGATGTAGATCCCAAAGCAAAGACATTCTTGAAAAGGCCAGAGCTCTGATATTAAATGTTGTAAGATCAGGATGGAATCCAGCTTCAACCATTCTCACAAATTCTCTCTGCAAgcttttcattttaaaattggCAGCATAGGATAGCAGCAGCAGGTTCCATAAAAGATTCCCCACATTTTTCCGACCAAGACCCACATCCCTAAGGAACTCACCCAATTTGtaaaactttcttttcttaatatATGCAAGTGATATTGCCCTGATTCCTTCTTTTTCTAATAGAAGTCTAGACTTTTTAAAGCGGCCATAAGCATTCTCCATCTCTGTTAGAGAACCAAAGATGCTATAATATCTTACAAAAGCGTTACCGGTGGAAGAATCTACAACATATCCCCTAGAAACCATTTCCTTCAAAGTTTTCTCCATCAATTCAAGCTGCCCTCCTTTTCCAAAGCAAGAGATAGCCAGTGAGTAAGCTTCaggtaacaaattaaaatccctTGAACTTACCTGATCCAATATTTTGGATACTTCATCAAAATACCTCATCTTCCCATATGCATCAAATAACTCTGaaattatttgaatatttgGCACAAAAGAACTATTTATTATTTCATCCCAAACTGCCTGTGCTTGGGGAAGAAGGCCATTATCTGCATAGCATAACATCAGAGATGACAATGTAGAGCTGTTAGGCAAAAAACCTTCAGATTTCATCTCAAGTACAAGCTTCTGAGCTAGATGAGGCATTCTTTTTCTACTCAAGGCTCGTACCAATGCAGTGCAATCTATATATCCATTTTTGTGATCGAAACCTCGTTCCTGCTTCCACTGCTGGATTATCTGTTTGAAGCAGACCCAAAGGACAGGAAGTTAGATGACATCTGTCTTAAGAATTCTATACAATTGCAACTCTATCTAATTATACAAAGGCataacacatattttcaaacaagGGAACTCAAAAGAAATCAATGTTCGAATAGTTTATTACATTTTCATGAACAATTATAGTCATTGCAAAGGAAATGCATGTTTAGATAAgctgataaaaaagaaaattgtacaATCATATATGGCAGTTGTCAGAAGATGTCAAATACATTAAGGATTTTCTGTTTATAGAGGTTTGAGCTTGGTAAAAAATTGGAACAAGAGATTGTTGGGTTAATACATGATATGTTACATGTCACTAGTTTCTTACACAGCTgatagccctttttttttttcagaatgtAGAACATCAAACGATTAGACAAAAAGGGGTTTTGTGTCTGCATGAATATACTATGAGAAACATAGAATTTTTCCCCCCAAGGAAAATGTCAATAGGAGCAACAGATTGAGCTAAAGATTCCCACCATAATCATTTCTAGCATGATTACTAAATTTACACTACATAACTCTAATGTAAatgcagttaaaatagcttTAGCAataagtaggaaaaaaaataagtttactTCATGAACtttcattttttgataattcaattcATGAACTTTCATACTagaatataaaaacaaaaaattggtttggtttgggaGCACCTCGGTCAAATTTGGGTTGCTAGCATTGCAGAGAGCCACCATCAATGATAATGTGGGATTCAACaaatcttaaaaagaaatttttaaacaGGATGcaccatttttattaaaaaaaacatggaaACCCCTTACAAAGGATATATACattaatactcttttttttgctaatatatatatgtattacaTACTAAAGTGGCATTTACATGTACCAAATTATAGATAAACATGGATACAAGCTAGTTTGTAAAGCATAACCATTTATAAAGCATAACCAACCAAAGCACTTTTTGTCAGTTGAAAACTGAAACCCACGTGCGCATTACAGTGTTCTAGTCATATAATCTTGCTTTGGCAGATTTCACTGTTATACCCAACAGTTCCTTCTCCTGTTTGTGGATCATACTAATAATTCAAACTATTATTTGGAAAGTTAAAAGACATTTTAATAAATCTCAAGAATTTTACAACAACCAACAAAAGCATCGAAGTTGTAGTAGAGATGAGAATTTAGTGgcattatttcattttaataatGCATATATACCATACCTTGTTGTGTGGTAGAGATGGATATTGTGAATGTGTATTTTGGTGGCAGAAAGGCGTGAAACGAGTGGCTTTCATGGTCCTTCGTCTAAGGCAAGGAGAAGCTGAGAGAAGAGAGTGATGATAATGAATTTCCATTTCCGCCACATATTCAGAGAGAGATAAGAGAGAGATTAATATTGGGCACTTTGTGTGGCCTTTTAAAACAACGTTAAATCAAAGCCCAAATCAAAAGCCCGTTTCCCATTTatgccaaaaatttttttttttttttttttttttttccaccccATTTCTTACATTGGATTCTTcacttctcaaaatttttagtgtgttgaataaaatatttgatggttgaataagagatttagaatTCAATTCCTGCctatacaaaaaatcaattggtgtcttgatctgatgataaagagcaaaaATCATAGAAAATCACCACTATCTTACTCTTTGGGCGtactatttttctctttctttgtttatgaaATATTTCCGAAAGCCAATAATAATGCCGTGATAAATGGAACTTGAGGCCTTTATATTTACAACACATATTTCAAGTCTATTTAGTCCACTACCCAGGTGTTCATAAATGGAAGTTTATTAAATACTTAAAATCACTAGAAATCAATTATACTACAACAATAACAAAGActtaatcccaaaatttttgaggctCTGTGGATCTAATACTTATGTCACATGAGACCTTGACCCCTTTAActtaggcaaaaaaaaaaagggaataaatTAGGAACTTTTATATAGCAACTTCTTACAAATAGGGATGACAGTGGAGCTCTATATTAATAAGGtagagatgaaaaataaaagggagaGGTAGTTGTGAAAGTGCTaaaagcaccaaaaaaaaaacaaaaaaacaaaaaacccaagtATTTCACCAAcagtaataatatataaataaatatatatatatatatatatataactataaattgcatatgtatataaaaatattaagttatatatataaataatttaaaatatatatatattaaataataaaaaaatctacacATTCATGCCAAGGTGAAGTAAAACATGATAAAGTGAATAAAACCTGTTCCCATCTCATTGCCTCTTTTAGTCTTTTAGATGGAGAAATTCATACGGAATAGAATGAGTCAAAATAGATTAAGCAGGTGGAAAATTTTCATCATTCCAACTTGcaaatactcaaaaaaaaaaaaaaaaaaaaaccttctacTTTCTCAATATGCTATGATGCAGGCCACGAGtaacaaccatttttttttgttacttggctgtgtttgttttggatgaaaatcattttcggaaatgcttttccgtaaatgtgggtgtttggttgcacatggaaaatagcattttcggAAATGCTTTTTAGTTGACCGTGTGTTggggtgtaaaatgatttctgtttttattttaccttcaaatatcattttccggaaaacagagagagagctgagtgagagtgagatagaggaagaagagagagggagagagcacACCCCTCCGACTAGCCAAGCTCCGGCCAGAGAGATCGCACCCAGAGAGAGATCGAACCCAGAGCCCAGAGCCCAGAGCCCTTCAACTTCGACTTCGAATCGTACCCTTTGACTTCGTCGTTCGACTTCGACTTCGAATCGCACCCTTCGACTTTGCCGGCGAACCCAGAGCCCAGATCACACATTCGACTTCGCCAAGATCGCACCCCAGGATCACACCAAGACGGCATCGATCGCATTGAGATCGCAATTGAGAAATGGttggattttgatgaatttgaccggatttgatgaatttttttggttgggttttgtttctgtGTTTAGCTATTGAGAAATggtattatatatttgtttggaagctgagaaaatgtgaggaacaagaagaaaatgtgttttctatattatttttcagcaacacaaccaaacactagaaaatattttccaaagcattttttggaatacaaccaaacacctgaaaatattttccttttctgaaaatatttattttttggaaaatattttacataaaccaAACACAGCCAGGGAAGGAGGATCCCTTGGGCCTTTTGGGTTATGAATTGGTAAAGTTGAAGCTATTTGGACTGTTAGACATTGGGCCAGGCTCGCTTGTATAATAAACCTCAATTAGGACTAGTCTAAGAACACTCTATAGTCTACACGAACACGATAATGTTATTATCCAAGCAAGGCCCAATGGCCCGGGCATTGACCAAACCATGATATCACAGGTCGATATCGAGGAGGCATTTGAATTAGTTTCTTgcacaaattatatatttttatttactaaaaagCTGTATATACTAATAGAAGTGAATAATTCTATCAAGAAACTGCGAGGCTTGTGAGTTGTGAGGCTTTAAAAAGGTGTATAAATGTAaacaatctaaaaaattaaaagaaagtaaCTAATCCAAACTTGTCAGGACTAATTTCACAAAGCCCTTGGGGAGTGAAGTGTAAATGTTTTATATAATTCAAGCTATTACTAAAGAGATCTTGGAGGatcagattatttatttatatatatatatatatatatttatataaatggtATGAGATATCTATAAGAATTTGACACAAACAGCGTCCAATCCAGCTCTCACCATTTGGGCTTCTAACATGATTGAGGATTAGCCTCAAATCTCAAGTAAAAAGGTCATGTTAATGGGTGTTCTTAgggcaattattaataaactatattaaaaatttgacataacttttatgaaaaatgtaaaaaactgTCAACACAATTCAttgctttatcattttttcataaaatatttctaaaaatagttcatCAACCAATGTCTTTAGGACATTTGTTaacatttctaaaataaaaacaaaagaaacaagaaacaCATTAAACATTTCTTTTTGATGGAGGTTCCATAATAGGACAGGCCTATCAAATTAATAATTCCATGTGGCTGAGAATCACTAAGTTGGGGAAAGTTTCAACTCATATAGCGTTCGTTTGTATTggaattataaatgaaaattatttcactatttagtttatttttgttattattcatgaACTCTACTGTactttttggcactatttaTGAGctttattgtactatttcaattaacttttacctttatttataatacttttagcaataattttttaatttcaacaaaataaactatATCTAAAATACTTCCTATGTCGGTCTCATAACCAATGATCACTGTATCTAAAAGTAGAATCATCGAATTAATAGTACACATGCAATTTCGAACCACTT
This genomic window contains:
- the LOC115968448 gene encoding pentatricopeptide repeat-containing protein At3g42630 — encoded protein: MEIHYHHSLLSASPCLRRRTMKATRFTPFCHQNTHSQYPSLPHNKIIQQWKQERGFDHKNGYIDCTALVRALSRKRMPHLAQKLVLEMKSEGFLPNSSTLSSLMLCYADNGLLPQAQAVWDEIINSSFVPNIQIISELFDAYGKMRYFDEVSKILDQVSSRDFNLLPEAYSLAISCFGKGGQLELMEKTLKEMVSRGYVVDSSTGNAFVRYYSIFGSLTEMENAYGRFKKSRLLLEKEGIRAISLAYIKKRKFYKLGEFLRDVGLGRKNVGNLLWNLLLLSYAANFKMKSLQREFVRMVEAGFHPDLTTFNIRALAFSRMSLLWDLHLSLEHMKHEKIVPDLVTCGCFVDAYLDKRLGRNLDFALNKMDLDDSPVVLTDPFVFEVLGKGEFQSSSEAFLEFKSPGKWNYRQLIAVYLKKQHRRDQIFWNY
- the LOC115966348 gene encoding U-box domain-containing protein 35-like, producing MARGSADNKKEELVAVAIDKDKGSHYALKWTIDHLLTRGQVLTLIHVNQRPSSLPTQTYKEQLENQAKELFLPYRCFCTRKDIKCNEVILEDLDITKALIDYVSANSVEILVLGAASRGGLVRRFKTTDIPSSVSKVAPDFCTVYVIAKGKISHVRAATGQPPPKIPPLNPMQHQASNISDSGGANFTRNQQSRERAALPPRISQSHDQEIKSPFNRNNRASLTKAFELSIPDSDISYVSTGRPSTDRMFPLFDNIESGLNPRLSTSSDFDDNNFGSLFAGNKSIDMTSSKVDFSSKNLDDVEAEMRRLRLELKQTMDMYSTACKEALTAKQKARELHLWKMEEEQRLEAARLAEETALAVAEMEKAKCKAALEAAEAAKKFAELEAQKRMCVEMKAFKEDQERKKTGAVLAANDLRYRRYTIEEIEEATENFSDSRKIGEGGYGPVYKCVLDHTPVAIKVLRPDAAQGQSQFQQEVEVLSCIRHPNMVLLLGACPEYGCLIYEHMANGSLEDRLFRRGGTPVLSWQLRFRIAAEIGTGLLFLHQTKPEPLVHRDLKPGNILLDRNYVSKISDVGLARLVPPSVANTVTQYRMTSTAGTFCYIDPEYQQTGMLGIKSDVYSLGVLLLQMITAKPPMGLTHHVERAIENGTFAEMLDPAVPDWPVEEALMFAKLALQCAEMRRKDRPDLGKVVLPLLNRLRALAEEEMVCFSMNNSAANSPRKSQASSIQHVINVSQLAQAGFDSTKSRPSTSSFIGAR